From a region of the Candidatus Eremiobacterota bacterium genome:
- a CDS encoding ATP-binding protein, translating to MWYSRIIEEAIEKSLPSPEALILYGPRRVGKTSLLRHFENTIKPLAPTAYFSLDDPGTRAIFNDFSLARLETLFHGMGFAAGSKNYLFLDEILYFERVELLLKLIVDNFPHVKILASSSSSLLLKKSLSESLAGRKLFLELLPLSLGELYHLSGKNFFQFPEQPLHFPVLASAAEEMIVYGSYPEIVLLQDQRERRAKLRDLVESALFKDIFMLEGIRHPRALSDLLTLLAHQAGSLVNVNEIASTLGISRRLVDEYITILEKFFVLFRLLPYSHNPRTEVGSRFKIYFWDQGIRNSIINRFDPIQNREDRGALLENLVIAGIARRNLYSGRPYQQFFWRSYTGYEVDCVLEGIEKKELFAIEVKFSGKGKITRAFDAYNPDRKLIAGFENCYRFCL from the coding sequence ATGTGGTATTCCAGGATCATAGAAGAAGCCATTGAAAAATCGCTTCCATCCCCTGAGGCCCTGATTCTCTATGGTCCCAGGAGAGTCGGCAAAACGTCTCTCCTTCGGCATTTCGAAAACACAATAAAACCCCTCGCCCCCACCGCTTATTTCTCGCTGGATGATCCCGGGACACGGGCCATCTTCAATGACTTTTCCCTGGCCAGGCTGGAAACGCTTTTTCACGGCATGGGCTTTGCTGCAGGATCAAAGAATTACCTCTTCCTGGATGAGATTCTCTACTTTGAAAGGGTGGAGCTGCTCCTGAAGCTCATCGTAGACAACTTTCCCCACGTAAAAATTCTTGCCAGCAGCTCCTCATCGCTGCTGCTTAAAAAATCGCTCTCTGAAAGCCTGGCGGGAAGAAAACTTTTCCTGGAACTCCTGCCTCTCTCACTGGGAGAACTATACCATCTGAGTGGTAAGAATTTCTTTCAATTTCCCGAACAGCCTCTGCACTTTCCCGTGCTCGCCTCCGCAGCTGAGGAAATGATAGTATATGGCTCCTATCCGGAAATCGTCCTCCTTCAGGATCAACGGGAGAGAAGGGCAAAATTGCGGGACCTGGTCGAGAGCGCCCTCTTCAAGGACATCTTCATGCTGGAAGGAATCAGGCACCCCAGAGCGCTCTCGGACCTGCTCACCCTGCTCGCCCACCAGGCAGGATCACTGGTCAACGTCAACGAGATCGCTTCAACGCTCGGCATCTCCCGCCGGCTCGTGGATGAATATATCACGATCCTTGAGAAATTCTTCGTGCTCTTCCGGCTGCTCCCTTACAGTCACAACCCGCGCACAGAGGTGGGCTCCAGGTTCAAGATCTACTTCTGGGACCAGGGTATCAGGAATTCCATTATCAACCGCTTTGACCCAATACAGAACAGGGAAGACAGGGGAGCGCTTCTCGAAAATCTGGTCATCGCGGGGATAGCCCGGAGAAATCTCTATTCCGGCCGCCCTTATCAGCAATTTTTCTGGAGGAGCTACACAGGCTATGAAGTAGACTGCGTTCTTGAAGGCATCGAGAAAAAAGAGCTTTTCGCCATAGAAGTAAAATTCTCTGGTAAGGGAAAAATTACCAGGGCCTTCGATGCCTATAATCCTGATCGAAAATTGATCGCAGGTTTCGAGAATTGCTACCGTTTCTGCCTGTAG
- a CDS encoding PQQ-binding-like beta-propeller repeat protein yields the protein MEIRNDITAPPVHLNRPAGAPDMTGEEVKAPRDSFSHGAAPQKNMKNITAGAAGAILSKPSKEPVPLEKAAHWKFEAQDKHSIDAVFTTPNGNSYICCESFDTENRDTPRSYTAAFDPSGKELWTYKTDNKYSISSHIFLPDGSSYLACNGEERWDRPYVVALNPDGTEKWKYQPKTDSKCSSIQIGPDGTIYAKIEKELHAIDSKGKMKWKHEIGIHSDDYFHEMTPGGTSIFACDNFSNNFGYDSFYAVNSKGKKEEIDLPDIGTFPINDGKGHIFYGGEKGEFYGIDTTTGQKWELSLDSERGLKMPHWGPDGRIYVEGRFDNALYAIDPQGKLIWKETIEDHRPGGMALDEFYKVAHDGSVFYALEGKDSIQVIDARGNRSKEINVPGGFSEFCPDSRGHLYIRRADDDTIIFCDVQNDTRFYFPMELAGNMDMKEVLDDGTVVFQDMCSRFHVKFDKDEEVKKYLEELQEAGDAGESQKPVDTIVEEDDWVYIGNVKIPKK from the coding sequence ATGGAGATAAGAAATGACATAACGGCGCCCCCGGTTCATCTTAACAGGCCCGCTGGAGCCCCTGATATGACCGGCGAAGAAGTGAAAGCTCCCCGGGACTCATTTTCCCATGGGGCGGCGCCTCAGAAAAATATGAAGAACATTACGGCGGGAGCGGCCGGCGCAATCCTCTCCAAGCCCTCCAAAGAGCCTGTGCCCCTCGAAAAGGCCGCCCACTGGAAATTCGAGGCCCAGGACAAGCACTCCATCGACGCCGTATTTACGACGCCCAACGGCAACAGCTATATATGCTGCGAAAGCTTCGACACGGAGAACCGCGACACGCCGCGGTCCTACACCGCCGCCTTTGACCCCTCAGGGAAAGAGCTCTGGACCTACAAGACCGACAACAAGTACTCCATAAGTAGCCACATCTTTCTTCCCGACGGCTCGAGCTATCTCGCATGCAACGGCGAAGAGCGCTGGGACAGGCCTTACGTTGTAGCCCTGAACCCTGACGGCACCGAGAAATGGAAATACCAGCCCAAGACCGACAGCAAGTGCTCGTCCATCCAGATCGGCCCCGACGGCACCATCTACGCCAAGATTGAGAAAGAGCTCCATGCCATAGACAGCAAGGGCAAGATGAAGTGGAAGCATGAAATAGGAATCCACTCCGATGATTATTTCCATGAGATGACACCGGGAGGTACCAGCATCTTCGCCTGCGACAACTTTTCCAACAATTTTGGCTACGACAGCTTTTATGCCGTCAACTCCAAGGGGAAAAAAGAGGAGATCGATCTCCCCGACATTGGCACATTCCCCATAAATGACGGCAAAGGGCACATCTTTTACGGCGGCGAGAAAGGCGAGTTCTACGGCATCGACACCACTACGGGGCAGAAGTGGGAGCTTTCGCTCGACTCCGAGCGGGGCCTCAAGATGCCTCACTGGGGACCTGACGGCAGGATCTACGTCGAGGGAAGGTTCGACAATGCGCTCTACGCCATTGACCCCCAGGGGAAGCTCATCTGGAAAGAGACCATTGAAGATCACAGGCCCGGGGGAATGGCACTCGATGAGTTTTACAAAGTGGCTCATGACGGCTCGGTCTTCTACGCCCTTGAGGGAAAAGACTCCATCCAGGTGATTGACGCCCGGGGGAACAGGTCAAAGGAGATCAACGTGCCCGGCGGCTTTTCGGAGTTCTGCCCGGACAGCAGGGGCCACCTTTATATAAGGCGTGCTGACGATGACACCATAATATTCTGCGACGTGCAGAATGACACGCGCTTTTACTTTCCCATGGAGCTTGCCGGGAACATGGACATGAAGGAAGTCCTCGATGACGGCACCGTCGTGTTCCAGGACATGTGCTCCCGCTTCCACGTGAAATTCGACAAGGACGAGGAGGTAAAGAAATACCTCGAGGAGCTGCAGGAAGCCGGCGACGCAGGCGAATCCCAGAAGCCCGTCGATACCATTGTCGAGGAAGACGACTGGGTCTATATAGGGAACGTCAAGATACCGAAGAAATGA
- a CDS encoding DUF2490 domain-containing protein, giving the protein MRNPGRRIKNFHLVVFSFLCLVMAPAPAFSETEGSGETWVKGAFEIPLAPQLKTILSLESHYDRDGLYFQSREMTLFRSISRTIDLELVGYRSVEKLDQKVWQGENDFFGGIIFNGRLGPFTLSNRNRFEFLTFCYDNPSYVRYRNKLTLSLPGKITPYLADEFFYDIGDNHPGWNKNRVSLGLKGDIGQEVNLDVYFMRQTDANYLDEGEPRPRFNITGGNLTIRF; this is encoded by the coding sequence ATGAGAAACCCGGGGAGAAGGATCAAGAACTTTCACCTGGTGGTATTCTCTTTCCTCTGCCTGGTGATGGCGCCCGCACCGGCATTTTCTGAGACCGAGGGCTCAGGGGAGACCTGGGTCAAGGGCGCTTTTGAAATCCCCCTTGCACCGCAGCTGAAAACCATCCTTTCCCTTGAATCTCATTATGATAGAGATGGCCTCTATTTCCAGAGCAGGGAGATGACCCTGTTCCGGAGCATATCCCGCACAATCGACCTGGAACTGGTGGGGTACAGGAGTGTCGAAAAACTGGACCAGAAGGTGTGGCAGGGGGAAAATGATTTTTTCGGGGGCATCATTTTCAACGGCAGGCTGGGTCCTTTTACCCTTTCAAACCGGAACCGCTTTGAATTCCTGACATTCTGCTATGACAATCCCTCCTATGTCCGTTACAGGAACAAGCTTACCCTCTCGCTCCCCGGGAAAATCACCCCCTATCTGGCCGATGAGTTCTTTTATGACATAGGAGACAATCACCCGGGATGGAACAAGAACCGTGTCTCTCTTGGTCTGAAAGGCGATATAGGGCAAGAGGTGAATCTCGATGTTTATTTCATGAGGCAGACTGATGCAAATTATCTCGATGAAGGCGAGCCACGCCCGCGCTTCAACATCACGGGAGGGAACCTCACCATAAGGTTCTGA
- a CDS encoding DUF169 domain-containing protein — translation MNKELHEKFVSLWDRYFHGAELPIAFFYTDNPKKGELARSAKGHRCMIGDLALVRKGKSLLFNADNLTCPGGKRYLGYSQVLAPKFEYFLSCGIPGELEGERYKKSPEIVKEFIKHVPTFEAPGKYIAFVRWDHLADEDEPEAVIFFAGPDVLSGLFTLANFDAASLEGHVGTPFGSGCMSIVHYPLLEKKKDEPRAILGMFDPSARPSVPDWSITFTVPPKRFRTMVLNMEESFLTTPSWNLVSRRIEKRSEGGSL, via the coding sequence ATGAACAAGGAGCTCCATGAAAAGTTTGTTTCCCTCTGGGACCGTTATTTTCACGGGGCTGAGCTCCCCATAGCCTTTTTTTACACCGACAACCCCAAAAAAGGCGAGCTTGCAAGGAGTGCCAAAGGCCACCGCTGCATGATTGGAGACCTGGCACTCGTGAGAAAAGGAAAGTCGCTTCTTTTCAATGCCGACAACCTCACATGCCCCGGAGGGAAGCGCTACCTGGGCTATTCCCAGGTCCTGGCGCCGAAATTCGAGTATTTTCTCTCCTGTGGTATCCCCGGTGAGCTTGAAGGGGAGCGGTACAAGAAGAGCCCCGAGATAGTGAAGGAATTCATCAAGCATGTGCCTACCTTTGAGGCGCCCGGAAAATACATCGCCTTCGTACGGTGGGACCATCTGGCCGATGAAGACGAGCCTGAGGCGGTGATATTCTTCGCGGGGCCCGACGTGCTCTCGGGGCTTTTCACCCTGGCGAACTTTGACGCGGCGTCGCTGGAAGGCCATGTCGGCACGCCCTTCGGATCGGGCTGCATGAGCATCGTGCATTATCCCCTGCTTGAAAAGAAGAAAGATGAGCCCCGGGCCATACTGGGCATGTTTGATCCCTCGGCAAGGCCTTCGGTGCCCGACTGGAGCATCACCTTCACGGTGCCCCCGAAAAGGTTCCGCACCATGGTGCTCAATATGGAGGAGAGCTTCCTCACCACTCCCTCCTGGAATCTGGTATCCCGGCGCATAGAGAAAAGAAGCGAAGGAGGTTCACTATGA
- a CDS encoding thiamine pyrophosphate-binding protein, with amino-acid sequence MNKQLTVAEYVIERLAALGITHAFGVPGDYAFPFDDAIEASPHMKWTGSSNELNAGYAADGYARIRGAAVLSTTYGVGELSALNAVMGSKAERLPVFHLVGAPSTRLQHDRLVTHHSLGDGAFGSFRALSEAAACAGTSLTPDNVTGEMERVIRAALINNQPAYITVPADFALMPVTGEPPAWRTLDEMKYMVSNDAELEAAVKAVLARLADAKAPVVLAACTVARYRLQDRLAAFLEKSRIGYATAPMDKATLSEKHPNFLGMYSGAGSAPHVRAAVEEADCVIDVGGVVMSDINTGMWSHRINPARLVHLLPDRVKVGEKLYGPVSLADMLTRLAAAVPAFTPAASPAGIPLLPMTGAPGDRITSAALYPRLQRFLSEGDIVFAETGSCVLTMGAMGLPDRAVYHNQTLWGSIGWATPAAFGASLAAPDRRTVLVTGDGSHQLTANEIGTMGRYGAKPVIIVLNNGLFGVEEVINRTVGHAYDDLALWSYHKLPEAMGCTGWYSARVETVGQFEEALAKAAAHDNASYIEVVLGADDLPAQFPAAVIDQLYRMDTPK; translated from the coding sequence ATGAACAAGCAGCTCACCGTAGCAGAGTATGTGATAGAGCGCCTCGCCGCCCTGGGAATAACCCATGCCTTCGGAGTGCCCGGCGACTATGCCTTTCCCTTTGATGATGCAATCGAGGCCTCACCTCATATGAAGTGGACAGGCTCCTCCAACGAGCTGAATGCAGGCTATGCCGCCGACGGCTATGCCCGTATCAGGGGAGCCGCAGTCCTCTCAACGACCTATGGCGTGGGTGAGCTCAGCGCCCTCAATGCGGTGATGGGCTCCAAGGCAGAGCGGCTGCCGGTCTTTCACCTCGTGGGTGCCCCGAGCACGCGCCTGCAGCATGATCGCCTGGTTACCCATCACAGCCTCGGTGACGGGGCCTTTGGCTCCTTCAGGGCTCTTTCGGAGGCAGCGGCATGCGCAGGCACTTCCCTGACGCCCGACAACGTCACGGGCGAGATGGAAAGGGTCATCAGGGCAGCCCTCATCAACAACCAGCCCGCTTATATCACCGTTCCGGCGGACTTCGCCCTTATGCCGGTGACAGGAGAGCCCCCGGCCTGGCGGACTCTCGATGAAATGAAATATATGGTCTCGAATGATGCCGAGCTCGAGGCCGCCGTCAAGGCGGTGCTCGCAAGGCTTGCAGATGCAAAAGCGCCGGTGGTACTGGCGGCTTGTACCGTGGCCCGATACAGGCTCCAGGACCGGCTTGCCGCTTTCCTGGAGAAATCACGGATCGGTTATGCCACCGCTCCCATGGACAAGGCGACTCTTTCAGAGAAGCACCCGAATTTTCTCGGAATGTACAGCGGGGCGGGGTCGGCGCCGCACGTGCGCGCCGCTGTCGAGGAAGCCGACTGCGTGATTGACGTCGGCGGCGTGGTCATGTCGGATATCAACACGGGGATGTGGAGCCACCGCATCAACCCCGCGCGGCTGGTTCACCTGCTTCCTGACCGTGTAAAGGTGGGAGAGAAACTCTATGGCCCCGTCAGCCTTGCAGACATGCTGACCAGGCTTGCCGCAGCCGTGCCGGCCTTCACTCCTGCAGCGAGTCCCGCCGGGATCCCTCTTCTTCCCATGACAGGCGCGCCCGGGGACCGTATCACTTCCGCGGCACTCTACCCGAGGCTTCAGCGCTTCCTTTCGGAGGGAGACATTGTCTTTGCAGAGACAGGGAGCTGCGTGCTCACCATGGGCGCCATGGGGCTTCCCGACAGGGCGGTCTATCACAACCAGACGCTCTGGGGCTCTATCGGTTGGGCGACGCCGGCCGCCTTCGGCGCATCGCTCGCCGCGCCTGACAGGCGCACTGTCCTCGTGACCGGTGACGGCTCTCACCAGCTCACGGCAAACGAGATAGGCACCATGGGCCGCTACGGAGCAAAGCCGGTGATTATTGTGCTCAACAACGGCCTCTTCGGAGTGGAGGAGGTTATCAACAGGACCGTGGGGCATGCGTACGACGACCTTGCCCTCTGGAGCTATCATAAGCTTCCCGAAGCAATGGGCTGCACCGGCTGGTACAGCGCCCGCGTTGAGACGGTGGGGCAGTTCGAGGAAGCCCTTGCGAAAGCGGCGGCCCATGATAATGCGTCATATATCGAGGTAGTCCTGGGCGCCGATGATCTGCCTGCGCAGTTCCCTGCCGCCGTCATCGATCAGCTCTACAGGATGGACACGCCTAAATGA
- a CDS encoding alcohol dehydrogenase catalytic domain-containing protein, translating to MRAIQVSGPSADFELVHREIPEPGDYEVLIKVEACGVCHGDLIPIEGHFPGLTYPRVPGHEVIGIVEKTGLRVSSWMPGQRVGVGWHGGHCFYCSACRSGDFGACENAKVTGLSMDGGYAEYMIARPEVLISIPEELDPIAGAPLLCAGRTVFGALKESRAKGGDLVAIHGLGGLGHLALQYAAKFGFRPVVLSRGKEKEELALKLGAHCYIDTTAADGAKELNKMGGAAVLLCTAPDSKAISSLIGGLARRGQAVIVAGVSEMIEVSPLQLLMGERSIRGFAGGSLEETIDFSLRFKIMPMVEIFSLEEAPAAFGKMISSKVHFRAVLKMGA from the coding sequence ATGAGAGCAATCCAGGTAAGCGGTCCCAGCGCAGACTTTGAGCTTGTCCACAGGGAGATCCCGGAGCCGGGCGATTACGAGGTACTTATCAAGGTCGAGGCATGCGGTGTCTGCCATGGTGACCTCATCCCCATTGAAGGCCACTTCCCCGGCCTCACGTACCCAAGGGTGCCGGGCCACGAGGTGATCGGGATTGTGGAAAAAACGGGCCTCAGGGTCTCAAGCTGGATGCCCGGCCAGAGGGTTGGCGTCGGCTGGCACGGCGGCCACTGCTTTTACTGCAGCGCCTGCCGGAGCGGTGATTTCGGCGCCTGCGAGAATGCCAAGGTGACAGGCCTCTCCATGGACGGAGGCTATGCGGAGTATATGATCGCGCGCCCCGAAGTCCTTATCAGCATACCGGAAGAGCTTGATCCCATAGCGGGTGCGCCCCTTCTCTGCGCCGGCCGTACCGTGTTCGGCGCCCTGAAGGAGAGCAGGGCAAAAGGCGGCGACCTGGTGGCAATCCACGGGCTTGGGGGACTGGGCCATCTCGCCCTGCAGTACGCCGCGAAATTCGGCTTCAGGCCTGTGGTCCTCTCCCGCGGCAAAGAGAAGGAGGAACTGGCCCTCAAGCTGGGAGCCCATTGCTACATAGACACCACGGCTGCCGACGGTGCGAAGGAGCTCAATAAAATGGGAGGCGCCGCGGTGCTTCTCTGCACGGCCCCTGACAGTAAAGCCATATCGTCCCTCATAGGAGGCCTCGCCCGCCGCGGGCAGGCTGTCATTGTCGCCGGCGTCAGTGAAATGATCGAGGTCTCCCCTCTCCAACTGCTGATGGGCGAGCGCTCCATCAGGGGCTTTGCCGGAGGCAGCCTCGAGGAGACCATAGATTTCAGCCTCCGCTTCAAGATCATGCCCATGGTGGAGATCTTCTCCCTGGAAGAGGCCCCCGCGGCCTTTGGGAAAATGATCTCCTCAAAGGTCCATTTCAGGGCCGTGCTGAAAATGGGGGCCTGA
- a CDS encoding AMP-binding protein — protein MFVGDWPAERERFTPDSPCLIDSPMGAAMSFRDFSRKVKRLSSFLFRNLKILKGKRIAIISENLPFHFELFFAAAKIGAVLVPLDASLDEETFPGLLADADPEVIFLSWNKRALVESFSALQALRHCFILSGEGEFDEPAIERSRVSDSPAEVELLLEDPLMLVYEKREDLGWIGSIVPQGMVAWNAINTIITCGLSPRDRTVLALPFGEKDGALLHALPLFLAGGATVLPGGQGTARPLESLCGLYGISLLAMRASQWSDPSRSAKLLAASPLRHLLSSDGPLDDKAFTSHLTHGLFVAPGFVSAQAGPGNFFVTASEHERHPGSVGRPLFHVEAIVGDEEAKALEAGEEGELFLRGHHLFSGYWNRATATRKAFVKWWLRTGIKAACRGGYFYLTLRPPIR, from the coding sequence ATGTTCGTAGGAGACTGGCCTGCCGAGAGGGAGCGTTTCACTCCTGACTCTCCCTGCCTCATCGATTCCCCGATGGGAGCCGCCATGTCCTTCAGGGACTTCTCCCGGAAGGTGAAAAGGCTCTCCTCATTTCTCTTCAGGAATCTGAAAATCCTGAAAGGGAAGCGGATCGCCATAATCTCGGAGAATCTGCCCTTTCATTTCGAGCTCTTTTTTGCCGCGGCGAAAATAGGCGCCGTGCTTGTGCCCCTCGATGCTTCGCTTGATGAAGAGACATTTCCTGGCCTGCTTGCCGATGCGGACCCTGAGGTCATCTTCCTCTCCTGGAATAAACGCGCCCTCGTGGAGAGTTTTTCCGCGCTGCAGGCGCTCCGCCATTGCTTTATCCTCAGCGGGGAAGGGGAATTTGATGAACCGGCAATAGAGAGAAGCAGGGTAAGCGATTCACCGGCAGAGGTGGAGCTCCTGCTTGAGGATCCCCTCATGCTTGTCTATGAAAAAAGAGAAGACCTGGGCTGGATCGGCTCAATCGTTCCGCAGGGGATGGTGGCCTGGAACGCCATAAATACCATTATTACCTGCGGCCTCTCTCCCAGAGACCGGACAGTCCTCGCACTTCCTTTCGGGGAGAAAGACGGCGCCCTGCTTCATGCCCTTCCCCTTTTCCTTGCGGGGGGGGCCACGGTGCTTCCAGGCGGCCAAGGCACAGCAAGGCCTCTCGAGAGCCTCTGCGGGCTCTACGGCATTTCCCTCCTGGCCATGAGAGCCTCCCAGTGGAGCGACCCTTCCAGGAGCGCGAAATTGCTGGCAGCTTCGCCGCTGAGACATCTCCTTTCCTCCGACGGGCCCCTCGATGACAAGGCTTTCACGAGCCACCTCACCCATGGGCTCTTTGTCGCGCCGGGCTTCGTGAGCGCCCAGGCTGGCCCGGGGAACTTTTTTGTCACGGCCTCCGAGCATGAGAGGCACCCGGGCTCAGTGGGACGACCTCTCTTCCATGTCGAGGCCATAGTGGGCGACGAAGAGGCAAAAGCCCTCGAAGCAGGCGAGGAGGGTGAGCTTTTTCTGAGGGGCCACCACCTCTTCTCAGGCTATTGGAACAGGGCCACGGCAACCCGGAAGGCCTTTGTGAAGTGGTGGCTCAGGACGGGCATAAAAGCGGCATGCCGCGGCGGTTATTTTTATCTCACCCTCCGCCCGCCCATCCGATAA
- a CDS encoding alpha/beta fold hydrolase — MPILAVSDTLGIYYETHGAGTPLVFINGLTSSLECWSNQVTVFSARYRVIVYDCRGQGRSGKPSEGYTGYEHMTDLMAILDHLSIDKAHLVGHSFGGYIALYLAAHFPGRVRSLVVSDTTTEAHPLLEKTMLSWIEAQDKGDLDLRFDVALPWLYSNSFIKHHDRKINIFKKVFRRNDREALKSNTIESLKYNATVNLQEVKSPLLLIVGEEDLLTPPRYAQRIHHAVQGSKLKVIEDCGHVPPIEKPLQFNEALLSFLSLHDPPLTDDLAR, encoded by the coding sequence ATGCCGATTCTTGCCGTAAGCGACACCCTTGGTATCTACTATGAAACCCATGGCGCCGGCACTCCCCTCGTGTTTATAAACGGCCTCACCTCGAGCCTGGAGTGCTGGAGCAATCAGGTCACCGTCTTCAGCGCCCGGTACCGGGTCATTGTCTATGACTGCCGCGGCCAGGGCAGGTCGGGCAAGCCTTCTGAAGGCTACACGGGCTATGAGCACATGACGGACCTCATGGCCATTCTGGATCACCTCTCCATAGATAAAGCCCACCTGGTGGGACACTCCTTTGGGGGGTATATTGCCCTCTACCTGGCAGCCCACTTTCCCGGGCGTGTCCGGTCCCTCGTGGTCTCCGACACAACGACGGAAGCCCATCCTCTCCTGGAGAAAACCATGCTGAGCTGGATAGAGGCCCAGGATAAGGGCGATCTTGACCTGCGTTTTGACGTGGCCCTCCCATGGCTTTATTCCAACAGTTTCATAAAGCACCATGACAGAAAGATAAATATTTTCAAGAAAGTTTTCAGGAGAAACGACAGGGAGGCCCTCAAGAGCAACACCATAGAAAGTCTCAAGTACAATGCCACGGTGAACCTTCAGGAGGTGAAGTCACCCCTTCTGCTCATCGTGGGCGAAGAGGACCTCCTCACGCCGCCGCGCTACGCCCAGAGGATCCACCATGCGGTACAGGGCTCGAAGCTCAAGGTCATTGAGGACTGCGGCCACGTGCCGCCCATCGAAAAGCCGCTGCAGTTCAACGAAGCCCTCCTCTCGTTCCTGAGTCTTCATGACCCTCCCTTGACCGACGACCTTGCACGCTGA
- a CDS encoding tyrosine-protein phosphatase — MIESLGIGSEKIDTPWTHYPPGLLEQEGQPGQESFNEPLDSVSFSDTLLKERAASPGETLHPARQFPTGAPEAGLETSSPAGEEPAKPISLPGLPNAGKLSEGLYRGAQPTKEGYKTLKDMGVKTVINFRTTAGEREKEAKELKKLGIGYVELPIEPGKRPTEEQMVQFLRTVKDGQNQPVYMHCKEGKDRTGVMAAVYRRVEEGWSADGAKKEMDNFGYHWFPYDLIGKYKDLVTHLDVEKLKEAAGN; from the coding sequence ATGATCGAAAGCCTTGGCATCGGCTCAGAAAAAATAGACACACCGTGGACTCATTACCCTCCAGGCCTCCTGGAGCAAGAAGGGCAGCCGGGGCAGGAATCCTTCAATGAGCCTCTTGACAGCGTGTCTTTTTCCGATACGCTCCTCAAGGAGCGGGCCGCCTCTCCCGGGGAGACTCTCCATCCCGCACGCCAGTTCCCCACCGGGGCGCCCGAGGCGGGACTTGAGACCTCTTCTCCCGCAGGTGAAGAGCCGGCAAAGCCCATAAGCCTCCCGGGCCTTCCAAACGCGGGAAAGCTCTCCGAGGGACTCTACCGCGGCGCCCAGCCCACGAAAGAAGGCTATAAGACCCTCAAGGACATGGGGGTAAAGACTGTCATCAACTTCAGGACCACTGCCGGGGAGAGGGAAAAGGAGGCCAAGGAGCTGAAAAAGCTGGGGATAGGGTATGTGGAGCTTCCCATTGAGCCAGGAAAGCGTCCCACTGAAGAGCAGATGGTGCAGTTCCTCAGGACAGTGAAAGACGGCCAGAATCAGCCCGTCTACATGCACTGCAAGGAAGGCAAGGACAGGACTGGTGTCATGGCGGCTGTTTACCGGAGAGTCGAAGAGGGATGGTCAGCGGACGGCGCAAAGAAAGAGATGGACAACTTCGGCTACCACTGGTTCCCTTATGATCTTATAGGCAAGTATAAGGATCTTGTCACCCATCTCGACGTGGAGAAGCTGAAAGAAGCTGCGGGCAACTGA
- a CDS encoding response regulator produces the protein MNEKQRVFLVDDDPSVRRAVDRLLRSEGYVAEVFSSAGEFLEKGTWSGPACLVLDVNMPDLSGLDLQHEMNEKGMALPIIFITGFGDIPMTVKAMKGGAADFLTKPFNDEELLEAVRDALEKQNGEHQEQRALKESRLLVQSLTTRQEQVFRRIIGGMLNKQIAFELGISEKTVKFHRGELMKKLGATSVAGLVRLAEQAGIKPLPGS, from the coding sequence ATGAATGAAAAACAAAGAGTCTTTCTAGTCGATGATGATCCTTCGGTGCGCAGAGCGGTAGATCGCCTTCTTCGTTCCGAAGGCTACGTGGCCGAGGTCTTTTCCTCAGCGGGAGAGTTCCTCGAGAAAGGAACCTGGAGCGGGCCTGCCTGCCTGGTCCTCGATGTGAACATGCCTGACCTTTCGGGTCTTGACCTCCAGCATGAAATGAATGAAAAGGGCATGGCCCTTCCCATAATATTTATCACCGGTTTTGGCGACATCCCTATGACGGTGAAAGCCATGAAGGGCGGAGCCGCAGACTTTCTCACCAAGCCTTTCAACGATGAGGAGCTGCTTGAAGCCGTAAGAGATGCGCTTGAGAAGCAGAATGGCGAGCACCAGGAGCAGCGGGCTCTCAAAGAGTCCCGCCTGCTGGTTCAGTCCCTCACTACCCGGCAGGAGCAGGTATTCAGGCGGATTATCGGGGGAATGCTCAACAAGCAGATTGCCTTTGAGCTCGGCATATCGGAAAAGACAGTGAAATTCCACCGGGGAGAGCTGATGAAAAAACTCGGAGCGACTTCTGTCGCAGGGCTTGTCCGCCTGGCAGAGCAGGCAGGAATCAAGCCCTTGCCAGGAAGCTGA